The Fusobacterium necrophorum subsp. necrophorum genome has a window encoding:
- a CDS encoding NADH-quinone oxidoreductase subunit NuoF translates to MCDTKIYICGGTGCISSKSKRLKENIEAILASNHLENKVEVRLTGCFGFCEKGPIVKIMPDNTFYTEVNPRDAIEIVETHIIHGKKIERLLYQDPKTGEIVHDAENMNFYRKQERRVLRNCGLINPESIEDYLAEGGFLAIQKALTEMTPEQVIEEIQKAGLRGRGGGGFPTGNKWEIALKQAGEEKYIVCNADEGDPGAFMDRSILEGDPCGVIEGMMIAGYAIGASQALVYIRAEYPLAISRLEKAIEQARKKGYLGKNVFGTSFSFDVTLKFGAGAFVCGEETALIQSMQGERGEPKSKPPYPAQSGYLGKPTVVNNVETLLNVPLIIRYGSDWFREIGTESSPGTKVFALAGKVNNVGLVEVPMGTTLREIIFDIGGGIKNGKRFKAVQTGGPSGGCLTNKDLDISIDFDSLSAKGSIMGSGGMIIMDEDDCMVSIAKFFLEFTLDESCGKCTPCRIGNTRLYEILSRITEGEGRMEDLKLLEELSDTIKEASLCGLGQTSPNPVLSTLKEFREEYIQHIEDKTCLAGVCQKLTHYRITDKCVGCTLCARNCPVHAIVGTVKKQHIISQELCIKCGICYDRCKFGAITRA, encoded by the coding sequence GTGTGTGATACAAAAATATATATTTGCGGAGGAACAGGCTGTATCTCCTCAAAAAGTAAACGTTTAAAAGAAAATATCGAAGCCATTTTAGCAAGTAATCATTTAGAAAATAAAGTGGAAGTGCGTCTAACAGGTTGTTTTGGATTTTGTGAAAAAGGTCCGATTGTGAAAATTATGCCGGACAATACTTTTTATACGGAGGTAAATCCGAGAGATGCTATTGAAATTGTAGAAACTCATATCATTCATGGGAAAAAAATAGAAAGACTGCTGTACCAGGATCCAAAAACAGGGGAAATTGTTCATGATGCTGAAAATATGAATTTTTATCGAAAACAGGAAAGAAGAGTTTTGCGTAACTGCGGTTTAATCAATCCGGAAAGTATTGAAGATTATTTGGCAGAGGGTGGTTTCTTAGCGATTCAAAAAGCGTTGACAGAAATGACTCCGGAACAGGTGATTGAAGAAATTCAAAAAGCGGGATTGCGAGGACGTGGAGGAGGAGGCTTTCCGACAGGAAACAAATGGGAAATTGCTTTGAAACAAGCGGGAGAAGAAAAATACATTGTTTGTAATGCCGATGAGGGAGATCCGGGAGCTTTTATGGACAGATCCATTTTAGAGGGAGATCCTTGTGGAGTCATTGAAGGAATGATGATTGCAGGCTATGCGATTGGAGCCAGTCAGGCCTTGGTATATATCCGAGCGGAATATCCTCTTGCGATTTCAAGATTGGAAAAAGCGATTGAACAAGCCAGAAAAAAAGGATATTTAGGAAAAAATGTTTTTGGAACTTCTTTTTCTTTTGACGTCACTTTGAAATTTGGGGCAGGAGCCTTTGTGTGTGGAGAAGAAACCGCTCTGATTCAATCCATGCAAGGAGAAAGAGGAGAGCCGAAGTCCAAGCCTCCTTATCCGGCACAAAGCGGATATTTGGGAAAACCTACTGTGGTAAATAATGTGGAAACTCTATTAAATGTTCCTTTGATCATACGGTATGGAAGCGATTGGTTTCGGGAAATAGGTACGGAAAGCTCTCCGGGAACTAAGGTATTCGCTTTGGCAGGAAAAGTAAACAATGTAGGTTTGGTGGAAGTTCCTATGGGAACAACCCTACGAGAAATTATTTTTGACATCGGAGGGGGAATTAAAAACGGAAAACGTTTTAAAGCGGTGCAGACGGGAGGCCCTTCCGGAGGATGTTTAACCAATAAGGATTTGGATATTTCGATTGACTTTGATAGCTTATCGGCGAAAGGTTCCATTATGGGTTCCGGAGGAATGATTATTATGGATGAGGATGATTGTATGGTATCCATTGCAAAGTTTTTTTTGGAATTCACCTTAGATGAATCCTGTGGAAAATGTACACCCTGTCGAATTGGAAATACAAGATTATATGAAATTTTGAGTCGAATTACAGAGGGCGAGGGAAGAATGGAGGATTTAAAACTGCTAGAAGAACTGTCCGACACGATCAAGGAAGCCTCTCTTTGCGGCTTAGGACAAACTTCTCCGAATCCGGTTCTCTCCACCTTAAAAGAATTTCGAGAAGAATATATTCAACATATAGAAGATAAAACTTGTTTGGCAGGAGTTTGCCAAAAATTAACACATTATCGTATTACAGATAAATGTGTCGGATGTACTCTTTGTGCAAGAAATTGTCCAGTGCATGCAATTGTAGGAACAGTAAAAAAACAACATATTATTTCACAAGAGCTTTGCATTAAATGCGGAATTTGTTACGACAGATGTAAGTTTGGAGCAATTACAAGGGCATAA
- a CDS encoding [FeFe] hydrogenase, group A, translated as MVRLEIDGKRVEIREGKTILEAAKEIGIEIPHLCYMHLEEVGFKNDCSSCRICVVEVEGQRRLIPSCSTPVADGMRIWTNTKRVMQKRRNIVELLLSDHPKDCLICGKNGSCELQKIAISFGIRKIRFSGRESSYEKEESIAITRDVTKCIMCRRCESICRDIQSCNILTGVRRGFSAVVDTAFSKTLEHTRCTFCGQCVSVCPTGAIYETDNSFQLFQDIMNEDKIVVMQVAPAVRIAIGEMFGMEAGMDVTGKLVSALKKIGIDYVFDTNFAADVTVMEEATELKHRIEEGKKLPIFTSCCPAWVRFLQQNYPEMEKYLSSTKSPQEIFGAIAKHVFEAPKEKEVVCVSLMPCVAKKYEAKIGEDVNYSVTTREIVSLLKQFNIDLSLMSEEEFDRPFGRSSGGGDIFGRSGGVMEATARSLYYLMTKEELKEVAFHSLRGFAGLKIAEVKIGKRLLHLAVVHGLRQAREVVEGIRDGKLQIDALEVMACKGGCLAGGGQPYHHGDFSIIQKRTEAIQALDDRNNIRCSHQNPDVLRMYTEKIGSIYGEEAKELFHYEQGRKLVI; from the coding sequence ATGGTAAGATTAGAAATTGATGGGAAACGTGTAGAGATACGAGAGGGAAAAACTATCTTGGAGGCGGCGAAAGAAATAGGAATTGAAATTCCACATTTATGTTATATGCATTTAGAGGAAGTCGGCTTTAAAAATGACTGTTCTTCCTGTCGAATTTGTGTCGTGGAAGTGGAAGGACAAAGACGTTTGATTCCTTCCTGCAGTACACCGGTTGCAGATGGAATGAGAATTTGGACAAATACGAAAAGAGTCATGCAAAAAAGAAGAAATATTGTGGAACTGTTGCTTTCCGATCATCCGAAAGATTGCTTGATCTGTGGAAAAAATGGAAGTTGTGAATTACAAAAAATTGCAATCAGTTTTGGAATTCGAAAGATTCGATTTTCAGGGAGAGAAAGCTCTTATGAAAAAGAAGAAAGTATTGCAATCACTCGAGACGTCACAAAATGTATCATGTGTCGACGTTGTGAAAGTATTTGTCGGGATATCCAATCCTGTAATATTTTAACAGGAGTGAGAAGAGGATTTTCCGCTGTGGTGGATACCGCTTTTTCAAAAACTTTGGAACATACTCGTTGTACTTTTTGCGGACAGTGCGTATCCGTATGTCCGACAGGAGCTATTTATGAAACGGACAACAGTTTTCAATTATTTCAGGATATTATGAACGAAGATAAAATAGTCGTGATGCAGGTAGCTCCGGCAGTCCGAATTGCCATTGGGGAGATGTTCGGAATGGAAGCGGGAATGGATGTTACCGGGAAATTGGTTTCCGCTTTGAAAAAAATAGGAATCGATTATGTTTTTGATACCAATTTTGCAGCGGATGTAACAGTCATGGAAGAGGCTACGGAATTAAAACATAGAATAGAAGAAGGAAAAAAATTACCGATTTTTACTTCTTGTTGTCCTGCATGGGTAAGATTTTTACAGCAAAATTATCCGGAAATGGAAAAATATTTGTCTTCTACAAAGTCTCCGCAAGAAATTTTTGGAGCGATTGCCAAGCATGTTTTTGAAGCCCCTAAAGAAAAAGAAGTTGTTTGTGTCTCTTTGATGCCTTGTGTGGCGAAAAAATATGAAGCCAAGATAGGAGAAGATGTCAATTATTCCGTGACCACGAGAGAAATTGTCAGTTTATTAAAACAATTTAATATTGATCTGTCTTTGATGTCGGAAGAAGAATTTGACAGACCGTTCGGAAGAAGCAGCGGAGGAGGAGATATTTTCGGAAGAAGCGGCGGAGTGATGGAAGCAACGGCAAGGAGTCTATATTACTTGATGACAAAGGAAGAGTTAAAAGAGGTTGCTTTTCATAGCTTGAGAGGGTTTGCAGGCTTAAAAATCGCAGAGGTGAAAATCGGAAAGCGACTTTTGCATTTAGCGGTCGTGCATGGACTGCGACAAGCCAGAGAAGTGGTAGAAGGAATTCGAGACGGAAAATTACAAATAGACGCGTTAGAGGTCATGGCTTGCAAAGGAGGATGTCTTGCAGGGGGAGGACAGCCTTATCATCACGGAGATTTCTCGATTATTCAAAAGAGAACTGAGGCAATTCAGGCTTTGGACGACAGAAATAACATTCGCTGCTCTCATCAAAATCCGGATGTATTACGAATGTATACTGAAAAGATTGGAAGTATTTACGGAGAGGAAGCCAAGGAGTTATTTCACTATGAACAGGGAAGAAAACTTGTCATCTAA
- the lgt gene encoding prolipoprotein diacylglyceryl transferase: MQPVLFSIGNFELHYYGLMYAIAFFVGIQLAKKMAKERNFDVNIIENYAFVAIISGLLGGRLYYVAFNFSYYLQKPFEILAVWHGGMAIHGGILGGIIGTCIYGAIKKINPLILGDFAATPFLLGQAIGRIGNLMNGEIHGVPTFTPWSVIFQWKPKFYEWYLQYLHLSLEEQAKFPNLVPWGLTFPNTSPAGMEFPNVALHPAMLYEMVLNLIGASILWFVLRKRAEEEVGVLWWYYIIFYSINRMIISFFRAEDLMFYSFRAPHVVSAILIVISVAALIFSKKKRSKKGKIC, encoded by the coding sequence ATGCAACCAGTATTATTTTCCATAGGAAATTTTGAATTACATTACTATGGACTCATGTATGCCATTGCTTTTTTCGTAGGAATCCAACTTGCTAAAAAAATGGCAAAAGAGAGAAATTTTGATGTCAATATCATAGAAAACTATGCTTTTGTGGCAATTATTTCGGGATTGTTGGGAGGAAGATTATATTACGTAGCCTTCAATTTTTCCTATTATCTTCAAAAACCTTTTGAAATTTTAGCAGTTTGGCATGGAGGAATGGCAATTCACGGGGGGATTCTTGGAGGAATCATTGGAACCTGTATTTATGGAGCAATCAAAAAAATAAATCCTCTTATTTTGGGAGATTTTGCAGCAACCCCCTTTTTATTGGGACAGGCAATTGGAAGAATTGGGAACTTGATGAATGGGGAAATTCATGGAGTTCCTACCTTTACCCCTTGGTCCGTCATTTTTCAATGGAAACCGAAATTTTACGAGTGGTATCTACAGTATTTACATCTATCTTTAGAAGAACAGGCAAAATTTCCCAATTTAGTTCCTTGGGGATTGACTTTTCCGAATACATCTCCTGCAGGAATGGAATTTCCCAATGTAGCCTTACATCCTGCCATGCTCTATGAAATGGTTTTAAATTTGATAGGAGCTTCGATTCTTTGGTTTGTTCTTCGAAAAAGAGCCGAAGAGGAAGTGGGAGTTTTATGGTGGTATTATATTATTTTTTATAGTATTAATCGTATGATTATCAGTTTTTTCCGAGCCGAAGATTTAATGTTCTATTCTTTTAGAGCTCCTCATGTTGTCAGTGCTATTCTGATTGTTATTTCAGTGGCGGCTTTGATTTTTTCGAAAAAAAAGCGAAGTAAAAAGGGGAAGATATGTTAA
- a CDS encoding Na+/H+ antiporter NhaC family protein: MLSIAVLLLFSISLIVCLLCQWSILYALLFGACIFFIYGLLEGHSLSDLFQMVVSGVLTVKNILIVFLLIGMITATWRASGTIAMIIFLGSKLVFPSIFVLLSFLLCALLSILIGTALGTAATMGVICISIARAMGINEFFVAGAVLSGVYFGDRCSPMSSSALLISELTETNIFENIKAMIKTSVVPFSLTCIFYLFLGMKSGVSTGIVSVTALFEKYYHLHYLTLLPAVLMLLLSILKVNVKITMGISIVLSFLIAYFLQGEPLGNLLYYLLYGYTHSNTDLNTMMQGGGILSMWRVSLIVGISSSYSGIFAKTKILKKPKEYIKILSNKMTDFGAVLVTGSISCIIACNQSLAVIMTQQLCRDIMRKEKLAITLENTVITVAALVPWSIAMAVPFQALEVPNVSAFYAVYLYFIPLWNLGMAVKRK; this comes from the coding sequence ATGTTAAGTATTGCTGTACTTCTTTTGTTTTCCATTTCTCTGATTGTTTGTTTGCTCTGTCAATGGTCCATTCTCTATGCTTTACTCTTTGGAGCCTGCATTTTTTTCATATATGGACTTTTGGAAGGGCATTCTCTTTCGGACCTTTTTCAAATGGTTGTGTCAGGAGTTTTGACAGTAAAAAATATTTTAATTGTTTTTCTTTTGATTGGAATGATTACTGCAACTTGGAGAGCCTCCGGAACGATTGCGATGATTATTTTTTTAGGGTCTAAATTGGTATTTCCCTCTATTTTTGTTTTGCTGAGTTTTCTTCTCTGTGCTTTGCTTTCCATTTTGATAGGAACTGCTTTGGGAACGGCTGCCACGATGGGAGTCATTTGTATTAGTATCGCAAGAGCAATGGGAATCAATGAATTTTTTGTAGCAGGAGCTGTGTTAAGTGGAGTTTATTTTGGAGATCGATGCTCTCCGATGTCAAGCAGTGCCTTGCTGATTTCTGAACTTACAGAAACAAATATCTTTGAAAATATCAAGGCTATGATAAAAACTTCCGTAGTTCCTTTTAGCTTGACATGTATATTCTATCTTTTTCTGGGAATGAAATCGGGAGTTTCGACAGGGATTGTGAGTGTCACTGCACTCTTTGAAAAGTACTATCATTTACATTATTTGACTTTATTGCCGGCTGTTTTGATGCTTCTCTTATCCATTTTAAAAGTGAATGTGAAAATTACCATGGGGATCAGCATTGTTCTTTCTTTTTTGATTGCTTATTTTTTACAGGGAGAACCGTTGGGAAATTTATTGTATTATCTGTTATATGGCTATACTCATTCTAATACGGATTTGAATACTATGATGCAGGGGGGAGGAATTCTTTCGATGTGGAGAGTTTCTCTGATTGTCGGAATTTCGTCTTCGTATTCCGGAATTTTTGCAAAAACCAAGATTCTGAAAAAACCGAAAGAATATATTAAAATTCTTAGTAACAAGATGACTGATTTTGGAGCCGTTTTGGTAACAGGAAGCATCAGTTGTATCATTGCCTGTAATCAAAGCTTGGCAGTTATTATGACGCAGCAATTGTGTCGGGATATTATGAGGAAAGAGAAGTTGGCAATCACGTTGGAGAACACTGTCATTACCGTTGCTGCTTTAGTGCCTTGGTCCATTGCTATGGCAGTTCCTTTTCAAGCTTTAGAAGTACCGAATGTTTCAGCATTTTATGCAGTGTATCTCTATTTCATTCCATTATGGAATTTAGGAATGGCTGTAAAAAGAAAATAA
- the recJ gene encoding single-stranded-DNA-specific exonuclease RecJ, producing the protein MRNTKWIYQNYQYYPQEKEETIHSIVYSIMKERNLSYRKEFTSNPYLLKDMDKAVHLLQEAKKKQQTVWIYGDYDVDGITSVSLCYLALTELGYPVEYYIPLRDEGYGLNQEALQYIYEQGGRIVITVDCGIVSVKEIDFANSLGMTMIITDHHEIQGELPKAAAVINPKREENLYPFPSLAGVGTAFFLVTALFEQEGKREEIQKYFDIVALGTVADIVPLVEDNRILVQQGLALLAKSQWTGLRILVKRLFPDHETRRFSAYDIGFILAPIFNAAGRLEDAKSSVKLFLEKDSKKANAQIDSLIQNNMERRRVQEKILQACLEEIQQKKLEEKNALVIAREGFHHGVIGIVASKLVDRFYKPTVVMEIKPEEGIATASCRSISGINIVEALGEISPLLLRYGGHSGAAGFSILIENISTFYEEFEKVLSRKVTEELLAKKLSITKELLPFQIQYPLLHDMRYLEPFGASNPAPIFALKHCRLDKIRLIGADKKHLMCNIHHGDTVFWNCVWFQASDVYEELLFAKEVDIAFHLKLEMYRGRYQYKIFIEDIQISKQEKEKQYHLEEIEYSHISFPYEIILYLKHTNLSENLYLNFEEKEVRLFSNRSYLCDLDSHTSKILHYWNKEKTCEFQVRKKEIFLEEEHYRIHLEIVKKQEFQSYSLKEGLIFQDIKNFLLGKEGKYNRIQANILASFFKQKQNTLAIIERGRGVQTVLKTIVLFAKSQQQKYQILEEWDGREIIQDNCSFLVFLFPKSIEKIPSFSFPCRVLILSEKNISLQGYYKIRDEYRVPKSVHWIPEEEISQHEQVFSHRISQEKQKKILEELPFLQELYATKDLLVHL; encoded by the coding sequence ATGAGAAATACAAAATGGATTTATCAAAATTATCAATACTATCCACAAGAAAAGGAAGAAACAATTCATTCTATTGTCTATAGTATTATGAAAGAACGAAATTTATCTTACCGAAAAGAATTCACAAGCAATCCATATCTTTTAAAAGATATGGATAAGGCGGTGCATCTCCTACAAGAAGCAAAGAAAAAACAACAAACCGTTTGGATTTATGGAGATTATGATGTGGATGGAATCACTTCCGTTTCCCTTTGCTATCTTGCTCTCACGGAATTGGGCTATCCGGTGGAATATTATATTCCGCTGCGTGACGAGGGCTACGGTTTGAATCAGGAAGCACTACAGTATATCTATGAACAGGGAGGAAGAATTGTCATTACGGTGGATTGCGGAATTGTTTCTGTCAAGGAGATAGATTTTGCAAATTCTTTAGGAATGACAATGATTATAACGGACCATCATGAAATACAGGGAGAGCTTCCCAAAGCGGCTGCCGTCATCAATCCGAAAAGAGAGGAAAATCTCTATCCTTTTCCTTCTCTTGCGGGAGTGGGAACTGCTTTTTTCTTGGTTACGGCTCTATTTGAACAAGAAGGAAAAAGAGAAGAAATTCAAAAATATTTTGATATTGTTGCCTTAGGAACGGTTGCAGACATTGTTCCTTTGGTAGAGGATAATCGAATCCTGGTCCAACAGGGACTTGCTCTCCTGGCGAAAAGTCAATGGACAGGTCTACGAATTTTAGTGAAACGACTTTTCCCGGACCATGAAACCCGTCGTTTCTCAGCCTATGACATAGGCTTTATCCTTGCCCCTATTTTTAATGCGGCAGGGCGTTTGGAAGACGCCAAAAGTTCCGTAAAACTTTTTTTAGAAAAAGACAGTAAAAAGGCAAACGCACAAATCGATTCTTTGATACAAAATAATATGGAACGACGAAGAGTACAAGAAAAAATATTGCAGGCTTGTTTGGAAGAAATTCAACAGAAAAAATTGGAGGAAAAAAATGCTCTGGTCATCGCACGGGAAGGATTTCATCATGGGGTCATTGGAATTGTCGCCTCCAAGTTAGTTGATCGTTTCTACAAGCCCACCGTTGTCATGGAAATAAAACCCGAAGAAGGAATTGCCACCGCTTCCTGTCGAAGTATTTCCGGAATTAATATTGTAGAAGCCTTAGGAGAAATTTCCCCTCTTCTTCTTCGATATGGAGGTCACTCGGGAGCTGCCGGATTTTCGATTCTTATTGAAAATATTTCTACATTTTATGAAGAATTTGAAAAAGTCTTATCCCGGAAGGTCACGGAAGAATTATTGGCTAAGAAACTATCCATTACCAAAGAATTGCTTCCTTTTCAAATTCAATATCCTCTTCTGCATGATATGCGTTATTTAGAGCCTTTTGGAGCCAGCAATCCCGCTCCTATTTTTGCTTTAAAACATTGTCGTTTGGACAAAATCAGATTGATTGGAGCGGATAAAAAACATTTAATGTGCAATATTCATCATGGAGATACGGTCTTTTGGAACTGTGTTTGGTTTCAAGCCTCCGATGTCTACGAAGAACTCCTATTCGCCAAAGAGGTCGATATTGCCTTTCATTTGAAATTGGAAATGTATCGCGGTCGCTACCAATACAAAATTTTCATTGAGGACATTCAAATTTCAAAACAGGAAAAAGAAAAACAATACCACTTGGAAGAAATCGAATATTCCCATATTTCATTTCCTTATGAGATCATTTTATACCTGAAGCATACCAATCTTTCAGAAAATCTTTATTTGAACTTTGAAGAAAAAGAGGTGAGACTTTTTTCCAATCGCTCTTATCTTTGTGATTTGGATTCCCATACTTCCAAAATTCTACACTATTGGAACAAAGAAAAAACTTGTGAATTTCAAGTCCGAAAAAAAGAAATCTTTTTGGAAGAGGAACACTATCGAATTCATTTAGAGATTGTAAAAAAACAGGAATTCCAATCATATTCCCTGAAGGAAGGACTTATTTTTCAAGACATTAAGAACTTTTTACTGGGAAAAGAGGGAAAATACAATCGTATCCAAGCAAACATTCTGGCTTCTTTTTTCAAACAAAAACAAAATACTTTGGCAATCATAGAAAGAGGAAGAGGAGTGCAAACCGTTCTTAAAACAATAGTTTTATTTGCAAAATCCCAACAACAGAAGTATCAAATTTTAGAAGAGTGGGACGGAAGGGAAATCATTCAAGACAACTGTTCTTTCCTTGTTTTTCTTTTCCCCAAAAGCATAGAAAAAATTCCGTCGTTCTCCTTTCCTTGCCGAGTTCTTATTTTGTCGGAAAAAAATATCTCTCTACAGGGTTACTATAAAATACGGGATGAATACCGGGTTCCTAAGTCGGTTCACTGGATTCCGGAAGAAGAAATCTCTCAACATGAACAAGTTTTTTCCCACCGTATCTCGCAAGAAAAGCAAAAAAAAATCCTGGAGGAACTTCCCTTCCTCCAAGAGCTATATGCCACAAAAGATTTATTGGTGCATCTGTAA
- the mutL gene encoding DNA mismatch repair endonuclease MutL, with product MGKIHILEESVSNAIAAGEVVENPASLVKELLENSLDAGSKNIYLFIREGGRFVEIRDDGVGMSREDVLLSVERHATSKISKKEDLFALQSYGFRGEALSSIAAVSKLSITSCELGSSMGSKMTVLGGKVTGIKDFPRTQGTDIVIQDLFFNTPARLKFLRKASTEYIQIKDIVLKEALANPEVKIRLEIDGKESIYSSGNGLENTILEIFGRNALKNLKKFAYGYVGNEKLYRSSRDSLFIFVNGRPVKAKLIEEAIIDSYYTKLMKGKYPFACVFLRIPASEIDVNVHPSKKIIKFANASEVYSLVRNSIEEVFQEEKEFSFARFEVKEEPGVLEIEKSTERNFREMEREEEGLKQEFSWQEALQKEEKTYFQEEKTEKIPLFDLQNDKIPAIKDRRSFVEEERSSLPHYDFKILAQIYDTFLLVERKGIFEIYDQHIIHERVLYEELKEKYYGHSIQKQQLLVPLRLSLDPREKALFFEHAEQFAFFGVEGEDFGGNEILIRSVPAVEFKASMEEIIREMLQQLSHEKEKDIRESMIISMSCKGAIKANQKLILEDMYPLIQRLHEIGEYTCPHGRPIIMQISLEELEKWFKRK from the coding sequence TTGGGGAAAATTCATATTTTAGAAGAAAGTGTTTCCAATGCCATTGCAGCCGGAGAAGTTGTTGAAAATCCCGCCAGTTTAGTCAAAGAATTGTTAGAGAATTCTTTGGATGCCGGGAGTAAAAATATTTATCTGTTTATTCGGGAAGGAGGTCGTTTTGTCGAAATTCGGGATGACGGAGTAGGAATGAGTCGGGAAGACGTACTCTTATCTGTGGAAAGACATGCTACGAGTAAAATTTCTAAAAAAGAAGATTTATTTGCCCTGCAAAGTTACGGCTTTCGAGGGGAAGCTCTCTCCTCCATTGCAGCTGTTTCTAAACTGTCCATAACTTCTTGTGAATTAGGTTCCAGTATGGGAAGCAAAATGACAGTTTTAGGAGGAAAAGTAACAGGAATCAAAGATTTTCCAAGAACACAGGGAACAGATATTGTCATTCAGGATTTATTTTTCAATACGCCTGCTCGTCTTAAATTTTTAAGAAAAGCAAGCACAGAATATATACAAATCAAGGATATTGTCCTAAAAGAAGCTTTGGCAAATCCCGAAGTGAAAATTCGCTTGGAGATTGATGGAAAAGAAAGTATTTATAGCAGCGGAAATGGCTTAGAGAATACGATTTTAGAAATTTTTGGAAGAAATGCCTTGAAAAATTTGAAAAAGTTTGCCTATGGTTATGTAGGAAATGAAAAATTATATCGCTCTTCCCGAGATTCTCTTTTTATTTTTGTCAACGGAAGACCTGTAAAGGCGAAATTGATAGAAGAAGCAATTATTGATTCTTATTATACGAAGTTGATGAAGGGAAAATATCCTTTTGCCTGTGTCTTTTTGAGAATCCCGGCTTCCGAAATTGATGTGAATGTGCATCCCTCTAAGAAAATTATTAAATTTGCCAATGCAAGTGAAGTCTACAGTTTGGTTCGAAATAGTATTGAGGAAGTTTTTCAAGAGGAAAAGGAATTCAGCTTTGCCCGGTTTGAAGTAAAAGAAGAGCCCGGAGTTTTGGAGATAGAAAAATCTACGGAAAGAAACTTTAGAGAAATGGAGAGGGAAGAGGAAGGCTTGAAGCAGGAATTTTCGTGGCAAGAAGCCTTACAAAAAGAAGAGAAAACATATTTTCAGGAAGAGAAAACAGAAAAAATTCCACTTTTTGACTTGCAAAATGATAAAATTCCTGCTATAAAAGATAGGCGTTCTTTTGTAGAAGAGGAGAGAAGTTCTCTTCCACACTATGATTTTAAAATTTTAGCTCAAATTTATGATACTTTTTTATTAGTAGAGCGAAAAGGAATCTTTGAAATCTATGATCAGCATATTATACATGAAAGGGTATTGTATGAGGAGTTAAAAGAAAAATATTATGGGCATTCCATTCAAAAACAACAGCTTTTGGTTCCCTTGAGACTTAGTTTAGACCCCAGAGAAAAAGCACTTTTTTTTGAACATGCGGAACAATTTGCATTTTTTGGTGTGGAAGGAGAAGATTTCGGAGGAAATGAAATTTTGATCCGTTCCGTTCCTGCTGTCGAGTTCAAAGCCTCGATGGAAGAAATCATTCGAGAGATGCTACAGCAATTGAGCCATGAAAAAGAAAAGGATATTCGGGAAAGTATGATTATCAGTATGTCCTGTAAAGGAGCGATCAAGGCAAATCAAAAATTGATTTTGGAAGATATGTATCCTTTGATTCAGAGATTGCATGAGATTGGAGAATATACCTGTCCACATGGACGTCCTATCATTATGCAGATCAGTTTGGAAGAGTTGGAAAAATGGTTTAAGAGAAAATAG
- a CDS encoding 23S rRNA (pseudouridine(1915)-N(3))-methyltransferase RlmH, giving the protein MNVSIVCVGKVKDKYILDGIAEFQKRLQPFVKFDILEVKEYGKEQSPTQAMEKETGELISVLERLGGYHILLDVKGKERDSLEMAKHLEGLQVQGKSRVNFIIGGSDGYTDALRKYCQERLSFSKFTFPHQLMRLILIEQIYRWFSINHHIKYHK; this is encoded by the coding sequence TTGAATGTTTCTATCGTATGTGTCGGAAAGGTGAAAGACAAATATATTTTAGACGGCATTGCCGAATTTCAGAAAAGACTTCAGCCTTTTGTTAAGTTTGACATTTTGGAAGTGAAAGAATATGGAAAAGAACAAAGCCCAACACAGGCTATGGAAAAGGAAACAGGAGAGTTGATTTCTGTTTTGGAAAGACTGGGAGGCTATCATATTCTTCTGGATGTCAAAGGAAAAGAACGAGATTCTTTGGAAATGGCAAAACATTTGGAAGGGTTACAAGTACAGGGAAAAAGTAGAGTTAACTTTATCATAGGAGGCTCTGACGGGTATACGGATGCTTTGCGGAAGTATTGTCAGGAGAGACTTAGCTTTTCCAAATTTACCTTTCCACATCAACTGATGCGGTTGATTTTGATAGAACAAATATATCGGTGGTTCAGCATCAATCATCATATCAAATATCACAAATAG